Proteins from a genomic interval of Trifolium pratense cultivar HEN17-A07 linkage group LG6, ARS_RC_1.1, whole genome shotgun sequence:
- the LOC123888266 gene encoding elongation factor 1-alpha-like, whose translation MGKEKVHINIVVIGHVDSGKSTTTGHLIYKLGGIDKRVIERFEKEAAEMNKRSFKYAWVLDKLKAERERGITIDIALWKFETTKYYCTVIDAPGHRDFIKNMITGTSQADCAVLIIDSTTGGFEAGISKDGQTREHALLAFTLGVKQMICCCNKMDATTPKYSKGRYDEIVKEVSSYLKKVGYNPDKIPFVPISGFEGDNMIERSTNLDWYKGPTLLEALDQINEPKRPSDKPLRLPLQDVYKIGGIGTVPVGRVETGFLKPGMVVTFAPTGLTTEVKSVEMHHEALQEALPGDNVGFNVKNVAVKDLKRGYVASNSKDNPAKEAANFTSQVIIMNHPGQIGNGYAPVLDCHTSHIAVKFAELVTKIDRRSGKEIEKEPKFLKNGDAGIIKMVPTKPMVAETFSEYPPLGRFAVRDMRQTVAVGVIKAVEKKEPSGGPKPKKK comes from the exons ATGGGTAAAGAAAAGGTTCACATTAACATTGTTGTCATTGGCCATGTTGACTCTGGGAAGTCAACTACCACCGGTCACTTGATCTACAAGCTTGGTGGTATTGACAAGCGTGTgattgagaggtttgagaaAGAAGCTGCTGAGATGAACAAGCGTTCATTCAAGTATGCTTGGGTTCTTGACAAGCTTAAGGCTGAGCGTGAAAGAGGTATCACAATTGACATTGCATTGTGGAAGTTTGAGACAACTAAGTACTACTGCACTGTCATTGACGCCCCCGGACACAGGGATTTCATTAAGAACATGATTACTGGAACATCCCAAGCTGATTGTGCTGTTCTCATCATTGATTCCACTACTGGTGGTTTTGAAGCTGGTATTTCTAAAGACGGACAGACCCGTGAACATGCTCTCCTTGCTTTCACTCTTGGTGTGAAGCAAATGATCTGCTGCTGCAACAAG ATGGATGCCACTACACCCAAGTACTCTAAGGGTAGATATGATGAAATTGTGAAGGAAGTTTCATCCTACTTGAAGAAGGTTGGCTATAACCCAGATAAAATTCCATTTGTTCCCATCTCTGGATTTGAGGGAGATAACATGATTGAGCGCTCTACAAATCTTGACTGGTACAAGGGTCCAACCCTTCTTGAGGCCCTTGACCAAATCAATGAGCCTAAGAGGCCATCAGACAAGCCCCTCCGATTACCACTTCAGGATGTCTACAAGATTGGAGGAATTGGAACTGTGCCTGTGGGACGTGTTGAGACTGGTTTCTTGAAACCTGGAATGGTGGTGACTTTTGCACCAACTGGACTGACTACTGAAGTCAAGTCCGTGGAGATGCACCATGAAGCTCTCCAAGAGGCCCTTCCCGGTGACAATGTGGGATTCAATGTTAAGAATGTTGCTGTTAAGGATCTCAAGCGTGGTTATGTTGCCTCAAACTCCAAGGATAACCCAGCTAAGGAGGCTGCTAACTTTACCTCTCAAGTGATCATCATGAATCACCCTGGCCAGATTGGAAATGGTTATGCCCCTGTTCTTGACTGCCACACCTCCCACATTGCGGTCAAGTTTGCTGAGCTTGTTACCAAGATCGATAGGCGTTCTGGTAAGGAAATTGAGAAGGAGCCCAAATTCTTGAAGAATGGTGATGCTGGTATCATTAAGATGGTTCCCACCAAGCCCATGGTTGCTGAGACTTTCTCTGAATATCCTCCACTCGGTCGTTTTGCTGTCAGAGATATGCGTCAAACTGTGGCTGTTGGAGTCATCAAGGCTGTGGAGAAGAAGGAACCCAGCGGAGGACCTAAGCCCAAGAAGAAGTGA
- the LOC123888265 gene encoding G2/mitotic-specific cyclin S13-7-like → MASRIVSQQQPKGDAVVGGGKPVKKNGAAGEGRNRRALLDIGNVVTLKGVEVKPNRPVTRSFCAQLLANAQAAKANENNKKQTCANVPTAAVDGVAAVAKRVAPKPAVQKKVTTKPKPVLKEVIEISDEKDSEDKAVHKKKEADLNSKKKPSRTLTSVLTARSKAACGLTNKPKEIVDIDAGDANNELAAIEYLEDIYKFYKIVENENRPHDYMDSQPEINEKMRAILIDWLVDVHTKFQLSPEALYLTINIVDRFLAVKLVPRRELQLVGISAMLMASKYEEIWPPEVNDFVTLSDYAYTHEQILIMEKTILGKLEWTLTVPTPFVFLVRFIKAASMSSVSSVSGVPSDQEQEQPLENMAHFLSELGMMHYATLKYCPSMVAAAAVFAARCTLNKSPVWNETLKMHTGYSEEQLMDCAKLLTSFHSSIGNGKLKVVYRKYSDPQRGAVAVLPPAKNLLPAVGSV, encoded by the exons ATGGCTTCAAGAATTGTTTCTCAACAACAACCCAAAG GTGATGCTGTAGTGGGGGGAGGGAAACCAGTGAAGAAGAACGGTGCAGCAGGTGAAGGAAGGAACCGAAGAGCACTTCTTGATATTGGAAATGTGGTCACTCTAAAAGGTGTTGAAGTCAAGCCAAATCGCCCTGTCACAAG GAGTTTTTGTGCACAATTACTTGCCAATGCTCAAGCAGCAAAAGCTAATGAGAATAACAAG AAACAGACTTGTGCCAATGTTCCTACTGCTGCTGTTGATGGAGTTGCAGCAGTGGCTAAAAGAGTGGCCCCTAAACCTGCTGTTCAGAAGAAAGTCACTACAAAACCAAAGCCTGTTCtgaaggaagtcattgaaatcTCAGATGAAAAGGACAGTGAAGACAAGGCTGTGCACAAGAAAAAGGAAGCAGATCTTAATTCTAAGAAGAAACCATCACGTACTCTTACTTCTGTTCTCACAGCCAGAAGCAAG GCTGCATGTGGTTTGACTAACAAACCAAAGGAAATTGTTGACATTGATGCTGGTGATGCTAACAATGAACTTGCTGCTATTGAATATCTTGAAGATATTTACAAGTTCTATAAGATAGTTGAG AATGAGAACCGTCCACATGATTACATGGACTCACAGCCTGAGATAAATGAGAAGATGAGGGCAATACTCATTGATTGGCTAGTAGATGTTCACACCAAATTTCAACTTTCACCAGAAGCCCTTTATCTCACAATCAACATAGTTGATAGATTCCTAGCTGTCAAACTTGTGCCAAGAAGGGAACTTCAATTGGTTGGCATCAGTGCTATGCTGATGGCATCAAAGTATGAAGAAATCTGGCCACCTGAGGTTAATGACTTTGTGACCCTCTCAGATTATGCTTACACTCACGAACAAATTCTTATCATGGAGAAAACCATCCTAGGCAAACTTGAATGGACATTAACTGTGCCTACACCTTTTGTGTTCCTTGTCCGTTTCATCAAAGCGGCATCCATGTCATCGGTGTCATCTGTGTCCGGTGTTCCTTCTGATCAAGAACAAGAACAGCCTTTGGAGAACATGGCTCATTTTCTATCTGAATTGGGGATGATGCACTATGCTACCTTAAAGTATTGTCCATCAATGGTTGCTGCTGCAGCAGTTTTTGCAGCAAGGTGCACTTTGAACAAGAGTCCTGTTTGGAATGAGACACTGAAGATGCACACTGGTTACTCAGAAGAACAGTTAATGGATTGTGCTAAGTTGTTGACTAGTTTTCACTCTAGTATTGGGAATGGAAAGCTGAAGGTTGTCTATAGGAAGTACTCTGATCCTCAGAGAGGTGCTGTTGCTGTGCTTCCACCAGCAAAGAATCTGTTGCCTGCTGTTGGTTCTGTCTAG